In the Deltaproteobacteria bacterium genome, GCACAAGGCCGGCGAGCCCCGTTACCTCAGCGACCCGGTACGGCCGCTGTGGACCTTCACCCAGCCGCCGAGACCGGACTATTTCGCCGTACTGGGAGCACTCTGCCGGTTCGAGGATGGTCTCGACGAAAACAGCATCCGGCCGGAGCCTCTGGCGGAGCTTCACAAGGCGGCGAATCTTCCCCTGGACGGGCCCGATTCCCTGATGGACGTGTTCGAACTCGGCGGTGACGGCGCCGTGGCGTACACCACCCTCTACCGTCACATGTTGTTGAGGGAGAAGGAGCGGGCGTTCGAGGCGGTATGCCGCGCGCCGGTGGTTGAGGATTTGTTCCAGCAGATAAAGGCGCTCATTCTGAAGGACCCCGACGAGCCCTGGCCGCCGAAGAGCGCCAAGTATTCAGTGACGCCGGTCATCGACGTAGATGCGATCCACGCCGTTGTCACGCATACGCCTCCGCCGGTGGTAGAAGTCGAGAAGACCGTGGAGTTCGCCGTCGCCGATCCGAACAAGGCTGTCAGCCTCGTCCTCAAGAACGACAGCGCGGAACTCGAACGTCTCACCCGGGAGACCGAGGGGTTCGCCGAACGCCATGGGTTCGCGGGCAAGGCCCTGTTCGAGATTCAATTGGCTCTCGAAGAATGGGTCATGAATACCATCAACTATGGATACAACGACGCCGCCGAGCACGAGATCCGTGTATACCTCCAGCTTGAGGACGACACCCGCAATCTGGTCGTGCACATCGTCGACGACGGCCGGGAGTTCGATCCGTTGGCCGAGTCCCTGGAGCCGGATTTCGAGGCATTTCTCGCCGACCGGGTCGAGGGAGGCGGGGTCGGGGTCCAACTCGTGCTCAAGTTCGCGGACGGCGTCAAGTACCGGCGCCAGGACGGCCTCAACCACCTGATCCTCAACAAGGGCGTCTAGTGTTGCGTGTGGTTAATTCGCACGCGCCCGGGCCTACTTCTCTTCGAATGTGATCCGGCCGCCCGTCATGGTGAGGACGGGCCGGATAGCCCTCTGGACCCCCCCTCGGACGGACTGCTTCACTCGGTTGGACGGTAGCGGGTTCCTGCCAGATCCGGTATTGAAGAGCAACGCAGCCCAAGGCGAAAAAGACCCATATA is a window encoding:
- a CDS encoding DUF924 family protein; the protein is MTTISPRTPEGVFNFWLGQMRSVGDASRDNWRDRMLMWRLGPFARSAEDREFFDAQRDWCEEIHKEGIDGFFSDPEWETPKGLLAKLIVLDQFPRSVYRGTPAAYANDPVTVRLAEHLCTTGWDMTEYNIMERMWVYVPLSHAEELALQELCVEKYVQWSRVLVAAVPSGRRRLNQFISWSFIKASIEHSDALLIFGRFPHRNAILGRGHKAGEPRYLSDPVRPLWTFTQPPRPDYFAVLGALCRFEDGLDENSIRPEPLAELHKAANLPLDGPDSLMDVFELGGDGAVAYTTLYRHMLLREKERAFEAVCRAPVVEDLFQQIKALILKDPDEPWPPKSAKYSVTPVIDVDAIHAVVTHTPPPVVEVEKTVEFAVADPNKAVSLVLKNDSAELERLTRETEGFAERHGFAGKALFEIQLALEEWVMNTINYGYNDAAEHEIRVYLQLEDDTRNLVVHIVDDGREFDPLAESLEPDFEAFLADRVEGGGVGVQLVLKFADGVKYRRQDGLNHLILNKGV